In a single window of the Balearica regulorum gibbericeps isolate bBalReg1 chromosome 7, bBalReg1.pri, whole genome shotgun sequence genome:
- the ZDHHC6 gene encoding palmitoyltransferase ZDHHC6 isoform X1, with product MGGPGGLRRARRLCHWGPLVALAVVAVCSATAMADAALWYWPLDTAGGSVNFIILLNWTVMILYNYFSAMFVGPGYVPLGWTPEKSQDCMYLQYCKVCQSYKAPRSHHCRKCNRCVMKMDHHCPWINNCCGYQNHASFTLFLFLAPLGCIHASFIFVMTMYTQLYNRISFGWSSVKIDMSAAKRDPRPIIPFGLSAFAASLFALGLALGTTIAVGMLFIIQMKVILTNKTSIESWIEEKAKDRIQYYQTGETFIFPYDMGSKWKNFKQVFTWSGIPEGDGLDWPVRDGCHQYSLTIEQLKQKADKRVRSVRYRAVEDYSGVCCPVTKGVKTFFTTPCTEEPRIALSKGDLILATRGLKHWMYGEKILDSAADGGIRERGWFPRKCVEKCQYDSETDQPVDGEKKNR from the exons ATgggcgggccgggggggctgcgcCGGGCGCGGCGGCTGTGCCACTGGGGGCCGCTGGTGGCCCTGGCCGTGGTGGCCGTGTGCTCCGCCACCGCCATGGCGGACGCCGCCCTGTGGTACTGGCCCCTGGACACCGCCGGGGGAAGCGTCAACTTCATCATACTCCTCAACTGGACCGTCATGATCCTCTACAACTACTTCAGCGCCATGTTTGTCGGCCCGGGGTACGTCCCTCTGGGGTGGACGCCG gaaaaatctcaGGATTGCATGTATCTCCAATACTGTAAAGTGTGTCAGTCTTACAAGGCACCACGTTCACACCACTGTCGAAAGTGTAACAG GTGTGTCATGAAGATGGATCACCATTGTCCTTGGATCAACAACTGTTGTGGATACCAGAATCATGCATCTTTcactctgtttctcttcttaGCTCCACTGGGGTGCATTCATGCTTCTTTCATATTTGTTATGACTATGTACACTCAGCTTTACAACAGA aTATCTTTTGGGTGGAGTTCTGTAAAGATTGACATGAGTGCAGCCAAGAGAGACCCTCGACCCATTATTCCCTTTGGACTGTCTGCATTTGCTGCATCTTTATTTGCCTTAGGACTGGCATTAGGAACAACTATTGCTGTTGGTATGCTGTTTATTATCCAG atgaaAGTCATTTTGACAAATAAAACTTCAATCGAGTCCTGGATTGAAGAAAAG GCCAAAGACAGAATCCAGTACTACCAAACGGGTGAgacctttatttttccctatgACATGGgaagtaaatggaaaaactTCAAGCAAGTGTTTACAtggtctgggattcctgagggaGATGGCCTGGATTGGCCAGTACGAGATGGCTGTCATCAATACAGTTTGACG ATAGAGcaactgaaacagaaagcagacaAGCGAGTAAGAAGT GTGCGGTATCGAGCAGTAGAAGATTACAGTGGTGTCTGCTGCCCTGTGACTAAAGGTGTTAAAACGTTCTTCACAACACCGTGCACTGAAGAGCCTAGAATTGCACTGAGTAAAGGAGATCTGATTTTAGCCACGAGAGGCTTAAA ACACTGGATGTATGGTGAGAAGATTCTTGACTCAGCTGCTGATG GTGGAATAAGAGAACGAGGCTGGTTCCCTAGGAAATGTGTGGAAAAGTGCCAATATGACTCTGAAACGGATCAACCAGtggatggagagaagaaaaacagatag